Proteins co-encoded in one Spirosoma endbachense genomic window:
- a CDS encoding SusC/RagA family TonB-linked outer membrane protein has translation MIAFLISGFLWAQTAIQGTVLDAKKEPLVGINVLVKGTTRGTVTDVTGKFSVNADPTATLIFSGVGFVRQEVPVGNRTELSVTLAEDNAVLSEVVVTALGIKRDKRSLGYSIQELNGQDISTAKEANVATTLAGKMAGVQVTRSANGAGGSSRVIIRGANSLVGNSQPLYVIDGIPMDNQNPKAPGSTGGIDYGDGISNINPEDIETISVLKGPNAAALYGQRGSNGVVLITTKSGKNRKGIGVKYGIDYSLGNALVLPDFQDEYAQGLDGTFTNFRGNDGKIYTWAAAQAAGIQGIPKMSGGRDRFTRASWGPRMDGQQYEDQWGNVLSLTPQPNTFQKFFNTEKQMVNNLSLEGGNDAVSYRLAYSNTNINGYVPTNTLNRNNISLRTVAKVTSKLEADIKVNYIAQAGVNRPTVSDAADNPAYIFISQPRSMPMDILANSAWTAADIAKQLGYGTTAFVGLEKTYATNSSTANPYWTMTRTRNSDDRRRIIGLVKLSYQFNDWIRLTARTGTDFYTDQRFRYRDKGTYVTTNKNGDITEEVTRTREDNSDVLLSLTPKISEDFSFGLNIGANHQRYYSRTTGNTGNEFIAPNLFIINNTLTNSYVFGLTESSINSVYASGSVGYKEMAFIDFSARNDWSSTLSPKNNSFFYPAVSGSLILTDAFRLQSPTLSFLKVRASWAQAGSSGSPYQLNGNYSLDQYTQGGIPLASFASTIPDPNLKNELTTSTEFGVEARLFKNRLGLTFAYYNAGTKNQILNVPLPPSSTFTSRLINAGEIRNHGIELSFNATPVKTASGFSWDATLNYSHNRNEVVSLAEGVSTYILGSDRGVQVIATPGKPFGTILGNGFQWLRDGSGNRIIDPATGLPVKTNAKILYEMGNALPKWIGGFNNVFRYKGLMLSGLIDVSQGGKVYSQSLREELIYGTIKKTLPGRDGSYVAEGVVGSKSADGTWTGTGQANTKTVRAQDYWNVVAPDKDNVVSEELLNDASYVMLREMTLNYSIPAKWVNKTPFRSIRAGVYGRNLFYLQRKTDGFAPEASSFNVNNSSLGLESTALPLLRYFGFSLNCEL, from the coding sequence ATGATAGCCTTTTTGATTTCTGGGTTTTTGTGGGCCCAGACAGCTATTCAGGGAACGGTCCTGGATGCTAAAAAAGAGCCATTAGTGGGTATAAACGTTCTCGTAAAAGGAACCACTCGTGGAACGGTTACCGATGTTACCGGTAAGTTTTCGGTGAATGCTGACCCTACAGCAACGCTCATTTTTTCGGGTGTTGGATTTGTCAGGCAGGAAGTGCCCGTCGGGAATCGAACCGAACTTTCGGTAACACTGGCCGAAGACAACGCCGTGCTGAGTGAAGTAGTCGTAACGGCCCTCGGTATCAAGCGCGACAAGCGTTCATTGGGGTATTCAATCCAGGAATTAAATGGGCAGGACATTTCAACGGCCAAAGAAGCCAACGTAGCCACTACACTGGCCGGAAAAATGGCGGGTGTTCAGGTAACTCGCTCAGCGAATGGCGCAGGCGGCTCGTCGCGGGTGATCATCCGGGGTGCTAACTCCCTCGTTGGAAACAGTCAGCCACTGTATGTCATTGACGGTATTCCAATGGACAATCAAAATCCAAAGGCCCCCGGCAGCACGGGCGGTATTGACTATGGCGATGGAATTTCCAATATCAACCCTGAAGATATTGAAACAATTTCCGTGTTGAAAGGACCCAACGCGGCAGCCCTATACGGTCAACGGGGTAGCAACGGCGTTGTTCTGATTACAACCAAATCGGGTAAAAACCGAAAAGGCATTGGTGTTAAATACGGTATCGATTACTCGCTGGGCAATGCCTTGGTTTTGCCTGATTTTCAGGACGAATACGCACAGGGACTGGATGGCACCTTCACAAATTTCCGGGGTAACGACGGCAAAATTTACACCTGGGCTGCGGCTCAGGCAGCTGGTATTCAGGGCATTCCCAAGATGAGTGGTGGCCGCGATCGCTTCACCCGAGCCAGTTGGGGCCCTCGCATGGATGGTCAGCAGTATGAAGATCAGTGGGGCAATGTGTTGAGTCTCACACCGCAGCCAAACACGTTTCAGAAGTTTTTCAATACCGAAAAACAGATGGTCAATAACCTGAGTCTGGAGGGTGGGAATGATGCGGTGAGCTATCGTCTGGCTTATTCCAATACGAACATTAATGGCTATGTGCCTACCAACACCCTCAACCGCAATAACATCAGCCTGCGCACCGTGGCCAAAGTAACATCGAAGCTGGAAGCTGATATTAAAGTCAACTACATTGCTCAGGCGGGGGTAAATCGCCCTACGGTTTCCGATGCCGCCGATAATCCGGCTTATATTTTCATCAGCCAGCCAAGAAGTATGCCAATGGATATTCTGGCGAACTCGGCCTGGACTGCCGCCGATATTGCCAAGCAACTCGGGTATGGTACTACCGCTTTTGTTGGTCTCGAAAAGACGTATGCAACCAACTCATCGACTGCCAATCCCTACTGGACGATGACACGTACACGCAATTCCGACGATCGTCGTCGTATTATTGGCCTGGTTAAATTGAGTTATCAGTTCAATGACTGGATTCGCCTGACGGCCCGGACCGGAACGGATTTTTATACCGATCAGCGTTTCCGGTATCGCGACAAAGGTACCTACGTAACCACCAACAAAAATGGCGACATCACGGAAGAAGTTACGCGTACCCGCGAGGATAACAGCGATGTTTTGCTGTCACTTACACCCAAAATTTCGGAGGATTTTTCATTCGGTTTAAACATTGGCGCCAACCATCAACGCTATTATTCCCGTACAACCGGAAATACGGGCAATGAATTTATTGCACCCAACCTGTTCATCATCAACAACACACTAACGAATTCGTATGTATTTGGCCTTACCGAGTCGTCGATCAATTCGGTGTATGCATCAGGATCGGTAGGGTATAAAGAGATGGCCTTTATTGATTTTTCGGCCCGCAACGACTGGTCGTCGACACTGTCGCCAAAAAACAATTCGTTCTTCTATCCCGCCGTCAGCGGCAGCCTGATCCTGACGGATGCCTTTCGTTTACAGAGTCCTACACTGAGTTTCCTGAAAGTGAGAGCATCATGGGCACAGGCAGGCAGTTCGGGCAGTCCGTATCAACTCAACGGAAATTACTCCCTCGATCAATACACCCAGGGCGGCATCCCCCTCGCTTCGTTTGCATCGACCATTCCCGATCCAAACCTGAAAAACGAGTTGACCACATCAACAGAATTTGGCGTCGAAGCCCGTTTGTTCAAAAATCGCCTGGGCCTGACGTTTGCGTATTACAATGCCGGAACCAAAAATCAAATTCTGAATGTGCCTTTACCCCCGTCGAGTACGTTTACATCGCGGTTGATCAATGCAGGGGAAATTCGTAACCACGGTATCGAGTTGTCTTTCAACGCAACGCCCGTTAAAACGGCATCTGGTTTCTCCTGGGACGCTACGCTGAACTATTCGCACAATCGGAACGAAGTGGTTTCGCTGGCAGAAGGCGTTTCAACGTACATTCTGGGTAGCGATCGGGGTGTACAGGTTATTGCGACTCCGGGCAAGCCTTTTGGTACGATTCTCGGCAATGGCTTCCAGTGGCTTCGGGATGGGTCAGGAAACCGGATCATCGATCCGGCAACGGGCCTTCCGGTGAAAACAAACGCCAAAATCCTGTACGAAATGGGCAATGCATTGCCTAAATGGATTGGTGGTTTCAACAACGTATTCCGTTACAAAGGCCTGATGTTGTCAGGTCTGATTGACGTCAGCCAGGGTGGCAAAGTATACTCGCAGAGCTTACGCGAAGAATTGATTTACGGAACGATCAAGAAGACGCTGCCAGGCCGCGATGGAAGCTATGTGGCGGAAGGAGTTGTCGGTTCGAAATCGGCCGATGGCACCTGGACCGGAACCGGACAGGCCAATACCAAAACCGTACGAGCGCAGGATTACTGGAACGTTGTGGCTCCCGATAAAGACAATGTTGTATCAGAAGAGCTTCTCAATGACGCCAGTTATGTGATGCTGCGGGAAATGACGCTCAATTACAGTATTCCAGCCAAGTGGGTCAACAAAACGCCCTTCCGCAGTATCCGGGCGGGTGTCTATGGCCGGAACCTGTTCTATTTACAGCGCAAGACGGATGGATTTGCTCCAGAAGCCTCCTCCTTCAACGTCAACAATTCTTCATTAGGTCTTGAATCGACGGCCTTACCCCTACTTCGGTATTTCGGCTTTAGTCTGAATTGTGAACTGTAA
- a CDS encoding GNAT family N-acetyltransferase yields MRFRRIEEKDADVVWDIVSHIIQTGDTWVFAPDSSREKMLDIWFDPQKYAYVCELENEVVGTFFIKANQPDLGSHVANAGYMVKPECRGRGIAEAMCRFSLDEARRLGFKAMQFNSVVSTNEVAIRLWKRCGFEAIGTLPKAFHHQTLGFTDALVMYQWLE; encoded by the coding sequence ATGCGTTTCCGACGGATCGAAGAAAAAGATGCGGATGTAGTTTGGGACATCGTCAGCCACATTATTCAGACAGGTGACACCTGGGTTTTCGCTCCTGATTCGTCACGGGAGAAAATGCTTGACATTTGGTTCGACCCACAGAAGTACGCATATGTCTGTGAGCTGGAAAACGAAGTAGTCGGCACATTTTTTATCAAAGCCAATCAGCCCGACTTGGGTTCGCACGTAGCCAATGCGGGTTATATGGTGAAACCTGAATGCAGGGGCCGTGGTATAGCCGAAGCCATGTGCCGTTTTTCGCTGGATGAAGCCAGGCGGTTAGGCTTTAAAGCCATGCAGTTCAACAGCGTTGTCAGCACAAATGAGGTAGCGATCAGGCTTTGGAAACGGTGTGGTTTTGAGGCTATTGGTACGCTGCCCAAAGCCTTTCACCACCAGACATTAGGCTTTACCGATGCGCTGGTTATGTATCAGTGGCTGGAGTAA
- a CDS encoding mycofactocin-coupled SDR family oxidoreductase encodes MADLQKKVAFITGAAHGQGRAVALALAKEGTHIVAFDLAKPLAYPGYKLGSESELESLQREVEALGVGCLTVQGDVRRNDDVKQAVDAAVADFGRIDILFNNAGICAYGLAHELPEEEWDAMLDINLKGAWLVAKHVIPVMIRQKSGVIINNSSIAGLRGMNRLSHYAASKWGLVGLTKSWAIELAPHNIRVNSIHPTGVNTPMNDGLAELEGTTTQAIAERSAGNLLPVPWVEPEDVSAMVLYLVSDGARYITGSQFVLDAGLLTR; translated from the coding sequence ATGGCTGATTTACAGAAAAAAGTAGCGTTCATTACCGGAGCGGCTCATGGTCAGGGCCGGGCTGTAGCTCTTGCTTTAGCCAAAGAGGGAACCCATATTGTTGCTTTTGATCTGGCCAAACCCCTGGCCTATCCCGGTTATAAACTCGGCTCCGAATCAGAGCTCGAATCGTTGCAGCGCGAGGTAGAAGCGTTGGGGGTCGGGTGTCTTACCGTTCAGGGAGATGTTCGACGCAATGATGATGTAAAACAGGCCGTTGACGCAGCCGTTGCCGATTTTGGCCGAATCGATATTCTCTTCAATAATGCGGGCATCTGTGCCTACGGATTGGCGCACGAACTTCCCGAAGAAGAATGGGACGCCATGCTCGACATCAATCTGAAGGGTGCCTGGCTGGTAGCCAAGCATGTGATTCCGGTTATGATCAGGCAAAAGAGTGGTGTTATCATCAACAATTCGTCCATTGCCGGGCTACGGGGTATGAATCGCCTGAGTCATTACGCAGCCTCAAAATGGGGATTGGTTGGCTTAACCAAATCGTGGGCCATTGAACTGGCTCCGCATAACATTCGGGTCAACTCGATCCACCCAACCGGCGTCAATACGCCCATGAACGATGGCCTGGCCGAACTCGAAGGTACTACCACACAGGCGATTGCTGAACGGTCGGCAGGCAATCTACTTCCCGTACCCTGGGTAGAACCCGAAGACGTTTCGGCTATGGTTCTCTACCTGGTTTCCGACGGAGCACGATACATAACCGGTTCGCAGTTTGTGCTGGATGCGGGCCTGCTGACACGGTAA
- a CDS encoding carboxymuconolactone decarboxylase family protein: MPRITPLPSGDVTPDVQTAFDAHVTDYPGSRITNMKATLGRSLLSFQIYMQWYPLYEEVKKTLGDRLAYLFAHAISEGSNCPLCTTFFRRIIIDNGERPEDLQLSTHEQAVINFGSAIAQHKGEIPDELYEPIAERYTDQQIVVLVAFAGQMIATNVFNNVLDVTIDDYLYPYLPLTQQHQP, translated from the coding sequence ATGCCCCGGATAACACCCCTTCCCTCTGGCGACGTTACGCCCGACGTACAGACGGCTTTCGACGCCCATGTTACCGATTATCCAGGTAGTCGAATCACGAACATGAAAGCAACGCTTGGCCGATCGTTGCTTTCATTCCAGATTTATATGCAATGGTACCCGCTGTATGAAGAAGTGAAGAAAACGCTCGGCGACCGGCTGGCTTATCTGTTTGCCCACGCCATTTCGGAAGGATCGAACTGCCCGCTGTGCACCACTTTTTTCCGGCGAATCATTATTGACAATGGCGAACGCCCCGAAGACCTACAGCTCAGTACACACGAGCAGGCCGTTATCAACTTCGGAAGTGCAATTGCGCAACATAAGGGAGAGATTCCTGACGAACTCTACGAACCCATTGCCGAACGCTATACCGATCAGCAGATTGTGGTACTGGTTGCCTTTGCTGGGCAGATGATTGCCACAAACGTGTTTAACAATGTGCTCGACGTTACTATTGACGATTACCTCTATCCCTATTTGCCCCTGACCCAACAACACCAACCGTAA
- a CDS encoding DUF4395 domain-containing protein, which yields MKNVTIQKPQNQLAGFRQSELDCPVDGVKVNENKVRTVAFFVLLIAIAYIFSRFWLLPVVLLVDFALRAFDYGKFSPLARLSDNVVKALHFPVRPIDQAPKRFAAGVGMMFAASILTIDLLGGNPLVLTITLALFAALESLAGICAGCYVYTILKRSKIIN from the coding sequence ATGAAAAACGTAACTATTCAGAAGCCCCAGAATCAACTGGCTGGTTTTCGTCAATCGGAACTGGATTGCCCGGTCGATGGGGTGAAAGTCAATGAAAATAAAGTGCGGACGGTCGCTTTCTTTGTACTGCTGATCGCAATCGCCTATATATTTAGCCGTTTCTGGCTGCTGCCGGTTGTACTCCTGGTTGATTTTGCACTCCGGGCGTTCGATTACGGAAAGTTTAGCCCATTAGCCCGACTAAGCGATAACGTGGTAAAAGCACTGCACTTTCCGGTTCGCCCGATCGATCAGGCCCCTAAACGCTTTGCGGCTGGTGTCGGTATGATGTTTGCTGCTTCTATTCTGACAATAGATCTGCTGGGTGGCAATCCGCTCGTTCTGACCATTACATTAGCCCTTTTTGCGGCTCTTGAATCACTGGCAGGCATTTGCGCTGGTTGTTATGTCTATACGATTCTGAAACGCAGCAAAATCATCAACTAG
- a CDS encoding methionine aminotransferase: protein MNTTLGTGLQSKLPHVGTTIFTVMSKLAAETGAINLSQGFPGFDCSPELVSLVERYLRKGFNQYAPMTGVPALREALAQKAFDQYRVAYDPDTEVTVTSGATEALFAAITAVIRPGDEVIVFEPAYDSYVPAIELNGGVPVYVTLTPPDYQIDWQEVSQKITDKTRLILVNTPHNPTGRVWTTDDLQQLADLIQDRDIWIVSDEVYEHILFDHRTHLSLMTHPVLQERTFVVGSFGKTFHITGWKIGYCLAPKELSAEFRKIHQYLTFSTVTPIQYALADYLNDPDHYRQLPDFYQRKRDLFLAGLSQSRFSFKPAEGSFFQTVSYVNITDEPDYDLAVRLTKEIGVASIPVSVFYQQKNDYQMLRFCFAKEDAILQEAAQRLSQL from the coding sequence ATGAATACGACATTAGGCACTGGCCTCCAATCGAAATTACCCCATGTTGGCACCACCATTTTTACGGTCATGTCGAAGCTGGCAGCCGAAACCGGGGCCATCAATCTCTCACAGGGATTTCCGGGATTCGATTGTTCGCCCGAACTGGTGTCGCTGGTTGAGCGCTATCTGCGAAAGGGATTTAATCAATACGCGCCTATGACGGGTGTTCCTGCCCTGCGGGAAGCACTGGCTCAGAAAGCGTTCGATCAATACCGGGTTGCTTATGACCCCGACACTGAAGTAACGGTTACGTCGGGAGCTACCGAAGCTCTTTTTGCGGCCATTACGGCGGTGATTCGGCCGGGCGACGAGGTTATCGTATTCGAACCCGCCTACGATAGTTACGTTCCTGCCATCGAATTGAACGGCGGGGTTCCGGTTTATGTGACGCTGACACCACCCGATTATCAAATCGACTGGCAGGAAGTAAGTCAGAAAATTACCGACAAAACCCGGCTGATTTTAGTCAATACACCCCATAACCCTACCGGACGGGTCTGGACAACGGATGACCTTCAGCAACTAGCCGATCTGATTCAGGATCGCGACATCTGGATCGTGAGCGATGAGGTCTACGAGCATATTCTGTTCGATCATCGGACACACCTGTCGCTGATGACGCATCCGGTCTTACAGGAGCGTACGTTTGTCGTTGGCTCCTTTGGCAAGACATTTCACATTACAGGCTGGAAAATAGGGTACTGTCTGGCACCGAAGGAATTAAGCGCTGAATTTCGAAAAATCCACCAGTACCTGACATTCAGTACGGTTACGCCTATTCAGTATGCGCTGGCCGATTATTTAAACGATCCGGATCACTATCGGCAACTACCGGATTTCTACCAACGAAAGCGTGATCTGTTTCTGGCTGGACTGAGCCAGTCACGGTTCAGCTTCAAACCGGCAGAAGGTAGTTTTTTTCAGACGGTTTCGTACGTCAATATCACCGACGAGCCAGACTACGATCTGGCCGTGCGGCTTACAAAAGAAATTGGCGTAGCGTCGATTCCCGTTTCTGTTTTTTATCAGCAGAAAAATGATTACCAAATGCTGCGGTTCTGCTTTGCCAAAGAAGACGCAATTTTGCAGGAAGCTGCTCAACGACTTAGTCAATTATAA
- a CDS encoding DUF1684 domain-containing protein: MRHKLENNLMAFRDNKMARKSSSLTVYSRWFMALCLLLTLVVSGFRIADDPAYREKIDQWHQKRVVSLKSENGWLNLAGLFWLKEGKNSLGRGSDFDIAFPVADAPADLGQLYLEKGDVRFVPNKGATVSANEKPLTESTVVFSPNQKPLTLAHGSLRWFIIKRGNQYGIRLRDLNSPYVSEFHGVERFPVEESWQVKARVETPSVPKTIPILDVLGLTSQQPLVGTLVFERAGKTYRLDAVGEGQKLFILFGDATNTHETYGSGRFLYADKPGPDGTTTLDFNQAINPPCAFTPYATCPLPPKQNKLVLAVTAGEKRYGDH, translated from the coding sequence ATGCGACACAAACTCGAAAACAATCTAATGGCGTTCCGGGACAATAAGATGGCCCGGAAATCATCATCATTGACGGTGTACTCACGCTGGTTTATGGCCCTCTGTCTGCTATTGACGCTTGTGGTATCAGGGTTTCGTATTGCCGACGATCCGGCTTACCGGGAAAAAATCGATCAATGGCATCAGAAACGTGTCGTTTCGTTAAAGAGCGAAAATGGCTGGCTCAATCTGGCTGGCCTATTCTGGCTGAAAGAGGGTAAAAACTCACTCGGTCGGGGTTCTGATTTTGATATTGCTTTCCCGGTAGCCGATGCCCCCGCCGATCTGGGCCAGCTTTATCTGGAAAAAGGAGACGTTCGTTTTGTTCCGAACAAAGGAGCAACCGTATCGGCCAATGAGAAGCCCCTAACTGAATCTACCGTCGTTTTTAGTCCAAATCAAAAGCCCCTAACCCTGGCTCATGGCTCGCTGCGGTGGTTTATCATTAAACGGGGCAATCAATATGGCATTCGCTTACGCGATCTCAATAGCCCTTATGTAAGCGAATTTCACGGTGTCGAGCGTTTTCCGGTCGAAGAGAGCTGGCAGGTTAAAGCGCGGGTGGAAACCCCATCGGTTCCAAAAACCATTCCGATTCTGGACGTACTCGGCCTGACATCACAACAACCGTTAGTGGGTACTCTTGTCTTCGAGCGAGCGGGCAAAACCTACCGGCTCGATGCGGTTGGTGAAGGACAAAAGTTATTTATCCTGTTTGGTGACGCCACCAATACCCACGAAACCTACGGGTCGGGGCGGTTCCTGTACGCTGACAAGCCAGGCCCCGATGGCACAACCACACTCGACTTTAATCAGGCCATAAACCCACCCTGCGCGTTTACTCCCTATGCAACCTGTCCGCTGCCGCCGAAACAAAACAAGCTGGTATTGGCAGTTACGGCCGGAGAAAAACGTTACGGAGATCATTGA
- a CDS encoding sterol desaturase family protein, with amino-acid sequence MQINWIAFAVPLFLFFMGVEYLVARWQKKKYFSFNNSVANLNVGIAERLIDSFTVGAFYFVYDYLHRHYALFDIKTNALTWIALLIATDFVWYWYHRLAHEINVFWAVHVVHHQSEDFNYTVSARITVFQAVVRTGFWSILPIIGFPPEMITTMLLVHGLYPFFIHTRTIGKLGWLEYVFVTPSHHRVHHASNPGYLDKNYGDVFIFWDKLFGTFAEEQEEPVYGLTKQLDSHSFLWQHFHFLLELVEHARRTPGFRAKIKLLFDKPDAVDPTIREGLENQLLLRSSVRATSRRFRGYVVGQLTGILLILFTYLLFDGYVSIPVKILTTLFILLTVINCGALLEQRQWVLYPEIGRLIVLWLGLYLTLGYPMLVILAYIGSLSIWAYFSLIQKRYFRLVYGAVG; translated from the coding sequence ATGCAGATTAACTGGATTGCCTTTGCCGTTCCCTTGTTCCTGTTTTTTATGGGGGTGGAATACCTCGTTGCCAGATGGCAGAAGAAAAAGTACTTTTCATTTAACAATTCGGTTGCCAACCTGAACGTGGGCATCGCCGAACGGCTGATCGATAGTTTTACAGTCGGCGCGTTTTATTTCGTGTACGATTATTTACATCGACACTATGCCCTGTTCGACATTAAAACCAATGCCCTGACCTGGATAGCTTTGCTCATCGCCACCGATTTTGTCTGGTACTGGTATCATCGACTGGCTCATGAAATCAATGTATTCTGGGCCGTTCATGTAGTGCATCATCAGAGCGAAGATTTCAATTACACCGTTTCGGCCCGCATTACGGTCTTTCAGGCCGTGGTACGCACGGGTTTCTGGTCGATTTTGCCGATCATCGGTTTTCCCCCCGAAATGATCACAACCATGCTGCTGGTTCACGGGCTCTATCCATTTTTTATTCATACCCGCACAATAGGCAAGCTGGGATGGCTCGAGTATGTGTTCGTGACGCCTTCGCACCACCGTGTTCACCACGCGAGCAATCCCGGCTATCTGGACAAGAACTATGGTGACGTCTTTATTTTCTGGGACAAACTGTTTGGCACCTTTGCCGAAGAACAGGAAGAGCCCGTTTATGGCTTAACCAAACAGCTCGACAGCCATAGCTTTCTCTGGCAGCATTTTCATTTTCTGCTTGAGTTAGTTGAACACGCCCGTCGAACACCGGGATTCAGGGCTAAAATCAAGCTTCTTTTCGACAAACCCGATGCCGTTGACCCGACGATTCGCGAGGGATTAGAAAATCAGTTGTTGTTGCGCTCATCCGTACGGGCTACAAGCCGACGATTTCGGGGCTATGTCGTTGGGCAACTGACAGGTATCCTGTTGATCTTATTTACCTACCTGTTGTTTGATGGCTATGTATCTATACCCGTAAAGATCCTGACCACCCTCTTTATTTTGCTGACAGTAATTAATTGCGGAGCACTGCTGGAACAACGGCAATGGGTACTGTACCCTGAAATTGGCCGATTGATCGTGTTATGGCTTGGTTTATACCTGACCCTGGGCTATCCGATGCTGGTCATTCTGGCCTATATCGGTAGTCTGTCGATTTGGGCTTATTTTTCTTTGATTCAAAAACGTTATTTCCGGCTCGTGTATGGAGCCGTGGGATAA